CAGGCGCCGCAGCACGTCGGCCGGCGCGGCCTCGGTCTGCCAGAACAGCAGCGCGCCACAGCAGCCCGCCTTCAGCGCTTGCTCGGCTGTCCACAGGGCATCGCGCCGGCTGGCTGTGCGTAACCACAGCAATGCATCGAGCGGCACGCCGAATTCGGCCAGCGCGGCCGCGTGCGGTGGATGCGGCGGCGCCACCAGCGCGAGCGGACGCCGCTCGGCGACGCTGCCGGCCAGCCCCGGCGCGAGCAACCGCATCTCGCCGCAGCCCGCGTGCGGCACCAGCAGCTCGACGAGGCCGCCCACCGGCCAGCCGCCGCCCGGCAGCTCGGCCGACAGCGCCGGATAGCCGGTGCCGAGCGTGCGCGAGCCGCCGCGGGCGAGCTGGGAGCCACGCCAGAGCGACGGATGCAGCGATTCGGGGGAGACGGAGGCGGTGGGCATGAGGCAGCCGATTACTGTACGTTTATACAGTATAGGGGAAGCCGCCCGGCTACGACAGATTCCGCGCTGACTTTTTGTCGGGGTCGGAAACGACGAAAGGCCCCGCGGGGCCTTTCGATCGATTACCGGGGGACCGCGCGAACCGCGGGTCGCGCGCTCAGAACGACGGCACCATCGAACCCTTGAACTGCTTGTTGATGAAGTCCTTCACTTCCGGCGACTGGTAGGCCGCGACGAGCTTCTTCACCCACGGCTGGTTCCTGTCCTGCGCGCGCACCGCGATCAGGTTCGCGTAGGGGCTCGTCAGCGATTCGAGCGCGATCGCGTCCTTGGTCGGCTGCAGGTTCGCGGCCAGCGCGTAGTTGGTGTTGATCACGGCCGCGTCCACGTCGCCGAGCACGCGCGGCAGCTGTGCCGCGTCCAGTTCCGAGATTTTCAGCTTCTTCGGGTTGTCGGCGATGTCGAGCACCGTCGCGTTGTTGCCGCCCGTGGCCGCGCCGGCCTTCAGCTTGATCACGCCCTGCGCCTGCAGCAGCAGCAGCGCGCGGTTCTCGTTCGACGGATCGTTCGGCACCGCGAGCTTCGCGCCGGCCGGCAGGTCCTTCAGCGACTTGACCTTCTTCGAATACACGCCGATCGGCGAGATGTAGGTCAGACCCGCGCTGACGAGCTTGTAGCCGCGCTGCTTGATCTGGCTGTCGAGGTAGGGCTGGTGCTGGAAGCTGTTCGCGTCGAGGTCGCCCGAATCGAGCGCCGCGTTCGGCTGCACGTAGTCGTTGAACTCGATGACCTTCACGTTCAGGCCTTGCTTCTCCTTCGCAACCTTCTGCACCACCTGCCACACCTGCGCATCCGGGCCGGCCACCGTGCCGACCTTGATCACCTTGTCCTGCGCGTGGGCGCCGAACGACATGCCGAGGGCCGCGCTGGCGGCGACGACGGCGGACACTGCTTTCAGGAGATTGCGACGCTTCATCTGTTGTTCTCGCTTGCGTTGTTGCGGTACCGACTTGATAAAAGGACGACGCGGCTCGTGGCCGCCCCGCCCGTCAAAGAGTGCGAATGGTGTCACAGGATCGGCGCCGAGTGAAATACATCCCGCTCATATGGGTATGCCGCGCGCTGGCAATGATGGTGCCCGGCGGGGACCGACAGGACTCCGAAGGTCCATGGCCGGCGCGTCGATCGTTTCGGAAGCGCGGAAGGACGCCGGGGCCGAAGGTACCGCGCTCAGCCCAGCAGCAGCTTCAGATCGTGAACCCACGGCGCCGGCCCCTGCCCGTCGCGCACGAACAGGCGCAGCTTGCCGGCCGGGTCGAACACGTAGCTCGCCGCCGTGTGGTCCATCGTGTAGCCGTCGGGCGTCTTGCCCGGCGATTTCGCGTAATAGATCCGGAAATCCTTCGCCACCTGCTTCAGCTGCGCGTCGCTCGCCGGGCGCAGCGCGACGAACGACGGATCGAACGCGGCCACGTACTGCGCGAGCAGCGGCGCCGTATCGCGTTCGGGGTCGACGGTAACGAGCAGCACCTGCACGCGCTTCGCCCCGGCGCCGAGCTGCTGCCTCGCCTGCGCGAGCTCGGCCAGCGTGGTCGGGCAGACGTCGGGGCAATGCGTGTAGCCGAACACCAGCACCACGGCGCGACCCTTGTAGTCGGCCAGCGTGCGCGTGTGGCCGGCGGTGTCGGGCAGCGCGAAATCCTGGCCGAACTGCGTGTTGCCGGTGATGTCGAGATTCTCGAAGGCCGGCTGGCGGCTGCAGCCGGCGAGCAGCAGCACGCCAGCGGCGGCGCAGGCGGCGAGCCAGCGCCGCCGCGCGGGCGGGAAGGAACGCGGCATCATCGCGGCGCGCTCAGAAGCCGAGCAGCGGGCGCACGTAGTGATCGACGAGCAGCGCCATGAACAGCAGCGACAGATAGACGATCGAGTAGCGGAACGCGCGGCGCGCGAGCGCGTCGGAATAGTCGACGTAGACCTTCCACGCGTAGGCGATGAACACCGCGCCGAGCAGCACCGCGCTCGCCAGGTAGAGCACGCCGCTCATGCCCGAGATGAACGGCATCATCGTCACGACGAACAGGATGAACGTGTAGAGCAGGATGTGCAGCCGCGTGAACTTCTCGCCGTGCGTGACGGGCAGCATCGGCAGGCCCGAGTTCTCGTAGTCCTTGATCCGGTAGAGCGCGAGCACCCAGAAGTGCGGCGGGGTCCAGACGAAGATGATCAGCACCAGGATCCACGCGTCGCCGGGCACGGTGCCCGTCACGGCGGCCCAGCCGAGCGCCGGCGGCATCGCGCCGGAAGCGCCGCCGATCACGATGTTCTGCGGCGTGGCGGGCTTGAGCAGCAGCGTGTAGATCACCGCGTAGCCGACGAAGGTGGCGATCGTCAGCCACATCGTCAGCGGGTTGGTGAAGGTGTAGAGCGTCCAGGCGCCGACTCCGCCCAGCACGGCCGAGAAGGCGAGGATCTGCGGCGTGGTGATCTCGCCGCGCGCGGACGGCCGCCACGCGGTGCGGCGCATCTTGGCGTCGATCTTCTGCTCGACGAGGCAGTTGATCGCGAACGCGGCGCCGGCCAGCAGCCAGATGCCGATCGTGCCGCCGATCAGCGGGCGCAGCGGGACCATGCCGGGCGTGGCGAGAAACATCCCGATCACGGCGCAGAACACCGCGAGCTGCGTGACGCGCGGCTTGGTCAGCGCGAAATATTGCGACAGGCGGCTGCCGGGGGACTGGGAAAGCGAGGATTCCATGAGCGTGGGGAGCGTCAGGCGGGCGCGATATCGCGCGCGGGGAGCGCGACGCGGCCGGGACGGCTTGAAAGGATTCGAAAGTTTAACATGACGAGCAACAGCAGCAGGATCGCGGCCCCGCCGTTGTGCGCGACGGCGACGGGCAGCGGCCACTGCAACACGATGTTCGACAGCCCCGTCACGAACTGGATCGCGACCACCAGCAGCACGCCGTTGGCGGGCCGCCGCAGCGATTCGAAACGGCGCATGCGCAGCGCGAACGCGACCAGATAGGCGACCACCACCACGGCGAACGTGCGGTGGGTCCAGTGAATCGCCACCAGCGCGTCCTGCGTGATCGCCTCGCCGTCGCCCGACATGCCGAGCGCGCGCCACAGGTGGAAGCCGTGCGCGAAATCCATCGGCGGCAGCCACTGGCCGTTGCAGGTCGGGAAATCGGTGCAGGCGAGCACCGCGTAATTGGTGCTGACCCAGCCGCCCAGCGCGATCTGCACCACCAGCAGCACCAGCGCCGTGAGCGCGGCCACGCGGTGGCGCCCCGCCTCGGGATCGTGGGCCGGCAGCGGCGTCATGCGCGCGGCCAGCCAGCCGAGCGCGCCGAGCAGCGCGAGGCCGAGCAGCAGGTGGGTGGTGACGATCACCGGCTGCAGCTTCATGGTGACCGTCCAGGCGCCGAACACGCCCTGCACGACGATCAGCAGCAGCAGGCCGGTGGGCCACCAAGGCGACACCGACAGCGGCCGGCGGCGCGCCTTCGCGACCCAGGCGATGGTCATCTGCGCGATGATCAGCACGCCGATCGCCATCGCGAAATAGCGATGGATCATCTCGATCCAGGCCTTGCTCATGCTGACCGGGCCGGTGGGCATCGCCAGGTGCGCGGCCGAGATCGCCGCGTGCGCGATGAACGGCGACGAGGTGCCGTAGCAGCCGGGCCAGTCCGGGCAGCCGAGCCCGGAGTCGGTGAGCCGCGTGAAGCCGCCGAACATCACGAGATCGAGCGTGAAGAACGTCGTCATCCAGACGAGCTTGCGGAATTTGTCGTCGTCGGCCTTCACCCACACGTAGGAGAGGGGCAGAAGCGCGATGGTGAGGCCGATCAGGCCCAGTTGCAGTAAGTACATCCGGGAATTCTCGATTGCGGGTACCGGCCGGTCAGCCGATGCTCGACCACTTGAGCAGCTTCGTCACGTCGTTCTTGATCCGGCTGGGGTCGGGGTCCTTCGGGAAGCGCATCATCAGGTTGCCGTTGGGGTCCACCAGATAGATGTGATCCGTCGCCTGCGTGCCGGCCTCGGCCGGCAGCCACGCGTCGAGCGCGGCCGGATCGGCGACGAGGCGCCGGGTGTCCGGATAGGCGGCCAGGATTTTCGCATCGACGCCCGCCGCGTCGCGGCGCAGCCAGACCATCGTGATGCGCTGCCGCTCGCCGCCCTGCGTCGCGCGGACCTGCCGCATGAAGTACAGTTTCCGGGCGCACGCATCATCGCACAAACTGCCGTTTTCCATCACGAGCAGCCAGACCCCGCGCAGCGAGGCCAGCGCCACGCTCCGGCCGTTTTCGTCGGTCGCCGTGAGCGTGGCGGGGATCGGCCGCTGCGGCTCGATCAGCGTGCCGTAATTGGTCGAACCGCCACGGGGCTTGACCACGTAGTAGGTGAAGTAGGAAGCGAGGAGCGGCGCCGCGCAGATCAGGCACAGCGCGAGCACCACCCAGCGCCCGCGTCGCCACGAGCCTCGCTGCGACGATGTGCCGCGCCCGAAATCGGGGTCATGGCCCGCGGTGCTCTCGCCGGGCTGGCCGGGCTGGCGATCGGGCCCTGGTCGGGCCGGCGTCGGACGGGAAGGCTGGGTCGACACGAAGTTCCTCTTCATCCTCTGGATACGAATCCGGTCGCGGCGCCGGGCGCCGCCCATGGCGCGCTCAGGTCGCACCCGAAGGCTTGCGCGCCGCGCGCCGCGCCGCGTAGAGCCCGAAGCCGGCCGCCGCCGCGGCCATCGCCCACCACTGCACCATGTAGCCGTAGTTGCGCCCGACGTCCTGGGTCGGCTGCGGCCAGTCGCGCACGAGGCCGTCGTCGCCGTCGCTGGTCTGCTGGATCACGTAGGGCTGCAGCGGCAGCCCCGTTTCCCGCGCATAGGCGGCGACCTCGAGATTCTGGCGAATCCGCTGGTGCCCGGCCGAACCGCCCCGCCCCAGCTCGAACGCGCGCGATGCGTCGGCGCGCGCGATGCCCTCGATCGTCACATTGCCGGACGGCGTCGCAAACGGCGCGATCGCGGTGCGGTCGGCGCTGTTGCGCGGCAGCCAGCCACGATTGACGAGTACGTAACCGCCATCCGCGAGCCGCATCGGCATCACCACGTAAAAGCCGGGCTGATCACGGTAGGCGCGATTATCGAGATAAACCACGGCACCGGGAATGAGACGGCCGGTCGCACGCACGCGATGGAACTCGACCGCGTCGAGCGCCACCGGCGCCGAGCTGGCCTCGAACGGGGTCGCATGCTCGTAGCGCAGCACCTGCGCCTCGAGCGCCTCCTTGCGATGCGCGCGATCGCGCTGCCAGAAGCCGAGCCGCAGCGTCACGGCGATCACCGCGAGGATCAGCAGCGCGGGCAGCCAGCGCAGCTTCATCGCACGGTCGCCGACGTGTCACATCGGCGCGATCGAAGTGGGATAATCGACACGTCTGCGACGAATCGCCATTCCACGGTAAGTGCCATGCACATCCTCGTTCCCATCGCGTTTGCGCTGATCCTCGCGAGCCTCGCCTCGGCCCTCTATTTCATGATGCACGACCGGGGCCAGACGAAGCGCATGGTCTGGTCGCTCGCGACGCGCGTCGGCCTGTCGATCTCGCTGTTCCTGTTCATCCTGTTCGCGAACTGGATGGGCTGGATCCACTCGACCGGCATTCCGCTCGGCCGCTGAGATCGCGGTCCGCGTCGCTGCACCGGCCTCCTCCGCATCCCGCGCGCGCATCGCGCGCGGCTCGGCGCGTGTCCTACGACAGCCAGTACACCACCACGTACAGGCCCAGCCACACCACGTCCACGAAGTGCCAGTACCAGGCCGCGCCCTCGAACGCGAAATGGTGATCGGGCTTGAAGTGCCCACGCAGCATCCGCACCAGCACCACGGTCAGCATCGTGCCGCCGAGGAACACGTGGAAGCCGTGGAAACCCGTCAGCAGGAAGAACGTCGAGCCGTACACGCCCGAGGCGAGCGTCAGGTTCAGTTCGTTGTACGCATGGAAATACTCGAAGCCCTGCAGGAACAGGAAGCTCACGCCCAGCACGATGGTGGCCGCGAGCCAGGCGATCGCCCGGCGCCGGTGATCCTCGCGCAGCGCATGGTGCGAGACCGTCAGCGTGGCGCCCGAACTGAGCAGCAGCGCGGTGTTGATGGTCGGCACCGGCCACGGCCCCATGGTGCGGAAGTGGCCCGCCAGCGCGGCCGGCCCCTCGTTCGGCCAGACCGCGCTGAAGTCCGGCCAGATCAGCCGGTAGTCGAGGCTGCCGAGCTGATGCAGCGCGATCTCGCGCGCGTAGAACAGCGCGCCGAAGAACGCGCCGAAGAACATCACCTCGGAGAAGATGAACCAGCTCATGCTCCAGCGGTACGACTTGTCGACACGCTGGCCGTACATGCCGCCCTCCGACTCGGAGATCGCGTCGCCGAACCAGTGATAGAGCACGAACAGCACCCACAGCAGGCCGAGCGTGACGGTGATCGGCGCCCAGGCATGGCCGTTGATCCACAGCGCCACCGAGCCGAGCATGACGAGCAGGCCGAGCGCCGCGCTGATCGGGTGCCGCGACGGCTGCGGGATGAAATAGTAAGGGCTTTCGTGTTGGCCGCTCATGCTTGATTCTCCACTTCAGTCCAGTTGATTCCGGAACGATCCGGAAAGCTTCGCGAGCGCGCCGCCTCGCGCCAAAACCGCGGCCGCGCCCCTCGCGCGCGCCGCCCCCCGCCGGCTCCGCCTGCCGCCCGCGCTAGCCGACCACCGCATGCACGACCAGCAGCAGCAGGCCGATGAACACCGCCGCCGCAAGCAGCGCGACGATCAGCACGTGCAGCGGATTCAGCGACTGCGCGTCGGCCTCGAGGTCGCTGCGCCGGCGCACGCCGAAGAACGACCAGAACACGGCCTTGAGCGTCTTGCCAAACGAGCCCTGCGTCATCGTCGCCTCCCCGGCGCTGCCTCGGTTGCCGCCCGCTCACGCGCCCTGCTTCGAGGCCTGGGCCGCCGTCTGGGCGGGCGGGTTCAGCTCGAAGAACGTGTAGGACAGCGTGATCGTCTTCACGTCCTTCGGCAGCGCCCGGTCCACCACGAACACCACCGGCATGCGGCGCGACTCGTTCGGCTTCAGCGTCTGCTGCGTGAAACAGAAACATTCGATCTTCTTGAAATACTCGGTGGCCTGCTTCGGTGCGTAGCTCGGGATCGCCTGCGCGACCACCTGCCGGTCCTGCGCGTTGGTGACCTCGTAGACCACCGTCATCACCTCGCCCGGATGCACGTCGAGGCTGCGCTGCTCGGGCCGGAAGCCGAGCGGGCCGCGCGCGTTCGCGTCGAGCTCCACCGAAATCGTGCGGCTCAGGTCCACCTGCGTGTTGCGTGCCTCGCGCGCGCTCACGTCGCGCTGCACGAGGTTGTTGAGGCCCGTCACCTGGCAGATCGCGCGGTAGATCGGCACCAGCGCGAAACCGAAGCCGAACATCAGCGCCGCGACCACCACGAGCTTCAGCAGCATCGTGCGATTGAAGCTGGAATCACCGTCGACGAACGGTTCCGACATGGTGAGGAATCCTCTCCGTTATGCACTCATGCCGGCGTCATGCAGTGGAAGCGATCCATTGCCTGACGACGGCGGCGATGAAAAAGGCGGCGACCACGGCCAGCAGCACGAGGCCCAGCCGCCGGTTGCCCGCGCGGATCTGCGCGGGCGTGCGTGCTTGTGAACGGTTGCGGTTCATCGGCTCGGGCGGGTTGGTGCGCCGCCACCCGGGCCGGGCGGCCAGCGCGCGGTGGGTCAGTCGACGGTCGGCGGATGTTCGAAG
The genomic region above belongs to Burkholderia plantarii and contains:
- the imuA gene encoding translesion DNA synthesis-associated protein ImuA, coding for MPTASVSPESLHPSLWRGSQLARGGSRTLGTGYPALSAELPGGGWPVGGLVELLVPHAGCGEMRLLAPGLAGSVAERRPLALVAPPHPPHAAALAEFGVPLDALLWLRTASRRDALWTAEQALKAGCCGALLFWQTEAAPADVLRRLHLAAARAGDTLFVMLRPLAAARQPSPAVLRLALRPLPGGVSVEIVKRRGPACAAPLELALPSPIVEGRYARLARHPSAAPAARRVRVLA
- a CDS encoding MetQ/NlpA family ABC transporter substrate-binding protein, with protein sequence MKRRNLLKAVSAVVAASAALGMSFGAHAQDKVIKVGTVAGPDAQVWQVVQKVAKEKQGLNVKVIEFNDYVQPNAALDSGDLDANSFQHQPYLDSQIKQRGYKLVSAGLTYISPIGVYSKKVKSLKDLPAGAKLAVPNDPSNENRALLLLQAQGVIKLKAGAATGGNNATVLDIADNPKKLKISELDAAQLPRVLGDVDAAVINTNYALAANLQPTKDAIALESLTSPYANLIAVRAQDRNQPWVKKLVAAYQSPEVKDFINKQFKGSMVPSF
- a CDS encoding SCO family protein — encoded protein: MMPRSFPPARRRWLAACAAAGVLLLAGCSRQPAFENLDITGNTQFGQDFALPDTAGHTRTLADYKGRAVVLVFGYTHCPDVCPTTLAELAQARQQLGAGAKRVQVLLVTVDPERDTAPLLAQYVAAFDPSFVALRPASDAQLKQVAKDFRIYYAKSPGKTPDGYTMDHTAASYVFDPAGKLRLFVRDGQGPAPWVHDLKLLLG
- the cyoE gene encoding heme o synthase codes for the protein MESSLSQSPGSRLSQYFALTKPRVTQLAVFCAVIGMFLATPGMVPLRPLIGGTIGIWLLAGAAFAINCLVEQKIDAKMRRTAWRPSARGEITTPQILAFSAVLGGVGAWTLYTFTNPLTMWLTIATFVGYAVIYTLLLKPATPQNIVIGGASGAMPPALGWAAVTGTVPGDAWILVLIIFVWTPPHFWVLALYRIKDYENSGLPMLPVTHGEKFTRLHILLYTFILFVVTMMPFISGMSGVLYLASAVLLGAVFIAYAWKVYVDYSDALARRAFRYSIVYLSLLFMALLVDHYVRPLLGF
- a CDS encoding COX15/CtaA family protein, producing MYLLQLGLIGLTIALLPLSYVWVKADDDKFRKLVWMTTFFTLDLVMFGGFTRLTDSGLGCPDWPGCYGTSSPFIAHAAISAAHLAMPTGPVSMSKAWIEMIHRYFAMAIGVLIIAQMTIAWVAKARRRPLSVSPWWPTGLLLLIVVQGVFGAWTVTMKLQPVIVTTHLLLGLALLGALGWLAARMTPLPAHDPEAGRHRVAALTALVLLVVQIALGGWVSTNYAVLACTDFPTCNGQWLPPMDFAHGFHLWRALGMSGDGEAITQDALVAIHWTHRTFAVVVVAYLVAFALRMRRFESLRRPANGVLLVVAIQFVTGLSNIVLQWPLPVAVAHNGGAAILLLLLVMLNFRILSSRPGRVALPARDIAPA
- a CDS encoding SCO family protein produces the protein MSTQPSRPTPARPGPDRQPGQPGESTAGHDPDFGRGTSSQRGSWRRGRWVVLALCLICAAPLLASYFTYYVVKPRGGSTNYGTLIEPQRPIPATLTATDENGRSVALASLRGVWLLVMENGSLCDDACARKLYFMRQVRATQGGERQRITMVWLRRDAAGVDAKILAAYPDTRRLVADPAALDAWLPAEAGTQATDHIYLVDPNGNLMMRFPKDPDPSRIKNDVTKLLKWSSIG
- a CDS encoding SURF1 family protein; this encodes MKLRWLPALLILAVIAVTLRLGFWQRDRAHRKEALEAQVLRYEHATPFEASSAPVALDAVEFHRVRATGRLIPGAVVYLDNRAYRDQPGFYVVMPMRLADGGYVLVNRGWLPRNSADRTAIAPFATPSGNVTIEGIARADASRAFELGRGGSAGHQRIRQNLEVAAYARETGLPLQPYVIQQTSDGDDGLVRDWPQPTQDVGRNYGYMVQWWAMAAAAAGFGLYAARRAARKPSGAT
- a CDS encoding twin transmembrane helix small protein, encoding MHILVPIAFALILASLASALYFMMHDRGQTKRMVWSLATRVGLSISLFLFILFANWMGWIHSTGIPLGR
- a CDS encoding cytochrome c oxidase subunit 3 — translated: MSGQHESPYYFIPQPSRHPISAALGLLVMLGSVALWINGHAWAPITVTLGLLWVLFVLYHWFGDAISESEGGMYGQRVDKSYRWSMSWFIFSEVMFFGAFFGALFYAREIALHQLGSLDYRLIWPDFSAVWPNEGPAALAGHFRTMGPWPVPTINTALLLSSGATLTVSHHALREDHRRRAIAWLAATIVLGVSFLFLQGFEYFHAYNELNLTLASGVYGSTFFLLTGFHGFHVFLGGTMLTVVLVRMLRGHFKPDHHFAFEGAAWYWHFVDVVWLGLYVVVYWLS
- a CDS encoding DUF2970 domain-containing protein, which produces MTQGSFGKTLKAVFWSFFGVRRRSDLEADAQSLNPLHVLIVALLAAAVFIGLLLLVVHAVVG
- a CDS encoding cytochrome c oxidase assembly protein, translating into MSEPFVDGDSSFNRTMLLKLVVVAALMFGFGFALVPIYRAICQVTGLNNLVQRDVSAREARNTQVDLSRTISVELDANARGPLGFRPEQRSLDVHPGEVMTVVYEVTNAQDRQVVAQAIPSYAPKQATEYFKKIECFCFTQQTLKPNESRRMPVVFVVDRALPKDVKTITLSYTFFELNPPAQTAAQASKQGA
- a CDS encoding cytochrome oxidase small assembly protein, whose product is MNRNRSQARTPAQIRAGNRRLGLVLLAVVAAFFIAAVVRQWIASTA